Proteins encoded in a region of the Bactrocera tryoni isolate S06 chromosome 4, CSIRO_BtryS06_freeze2, whole genome shotgun sequence genome:
- the LOC120774521 gene encoding kelch-like protein 5 isoform X1, producing the protein MSTNKDSPSRDSMTSSSAPISLLADGDSLTRDYSLGSLTSAVSQDEYFRCRDHAESVLKRLQLYLDSHQLCDVVLIAGIDGKRVPAHRVVLSASSAYFAAMFTGSLRETKEQEVTLGEVHGDALQILIQYCYTGYIELREDTVETLLATACLLQLNSVVTACCNFLARQLHPSNCLGFAFFAERQSCTTLLRLAKSYTCQHFMQVCKNQEFLQLDSEQLGKLISSDDLNVPTEEDVVHSLKMWVQHDPASREKHIPELLALVRLPLLKPSFIMDHVETLCSSNECQQLVMEALKWHLLPERRNLLALIASERTKPRKSTVGRLLAVGGMDAHKGAISIESYCPYADKWSVWKNMSARRLQFGVAVMDDKLVIVGGRDGLKTLNTVESLDLNTMVWTALNPMGTHRHGLGVAVLEGPLYAVGGHDGWSYLSTVERWDPSTRTWSYVASMSSMRSTAGVAVLGGRLFVVGGRDGSVCHRSIECYDPHTNKWTMRAPMNKRRGGVGVAVANGFLYALGGHDCPASNPSVCRTDTVERYDPATDSWTLICSLNVGRDAIGCALLGDRLMAIGGYDGNHYLKTVEVYNAETNEWTQAAPLTYSRAGASVVAIPNIIPPTPPLPSATKKWKPVRLNPMCYRRTVEFVDYYNL; encoded by the exons ATGTCTACTAATAAAGATAGCCCTAGTCGTGATTCCATGACATCCTCATCTGCGCCCATATCTCTACTGGCTGATGGTGATTCCCTAACCCGAGACTATAGTTTAGGCAGCCTTACGTCTGCCGTAAGTCAAGATGAATATTTCCGCTGTCGTGACCATGCGGAAAGTGTATTAAAGCGCTTGCAGTTATACTTGGACAGTCATCAGCTCTGCGATGTAGTATTAATTGCTGGAATCGACGGCAAGCG AGTGCCAGCCCATCGTGTAGTATTGTCAGCATCGAGCGCCTACTTTGCCGCCATGTTCACCGGTTCATTGCGTGAGACCAAAGAGCAGGAAGTCACCCTCGGCGAGGTGCATGGCGATGCATTACAAATACTAATACAATACTGTTATACGGGTTATATTGAGCTGCGCGAAGATACTGTAGAAACGCTCCTAGCCACTGCCTGTCTGCTACAGTTGAACTCTGTAGTCACTGCCTGTTGCAACTTCCTTGCGCGCCAGTTACACCCATCAAACTGCCTGGGCTTTGCCTTCTTTGCGGAACGACAAAGCTGCACAACGCTACTACGTCTGGCCAAATCCTACACATGCCAGCATTTCATGCAG gTTTGCAAAAATCAAGAATTCCTGCAACTCGACTCCGAGCAGCTGGGTAAGCTAATTTCTAGTGATGATCTCAATGTGCCCACCGAGGAGGACGTAGTGCACAGTCTCAAGATGTGGGTGCAACACGATCCCGCCAGCCGTGAAAAGCACATTCCTGAATTGTTGGCGTTAGTACGCTTGCCGCTGCTGAAACCCTCATTTATTATGGATCATGTGGAAACGCTGTGCAGTTCCAATGAATGTCAACAGCTTGTGATGGAAGCGCTTAAGTGGCATTTATTGCCCGAACGACGCAATTTGTTAGCTTTAATAGCTTCAGAGCGCACAAAGCCGCGTAAATCGACGGTAGGTCGTTTGTTGGCGGTGGGCGGCATGGATGCGCACAAG gGCGCTATAAGTATTGAAAGCTACTGTCCGTATGCGGACAAGTGGTCGGTGTGGAAGAATATGTCCGCACGTCGTTTACAATTCGGTGTTGCTGTGATGGATGATAAGTTAGTTATAGTGGGCGGTCGCGATGGCTTAAAAACGCTCAATACAGTAGAGAGTTTAGACTTGAATACGATGGTGTGGACAGCGCTGAATCCGATGGGCACGCACCGCCATGGCTTGGGCGTGGCGGTATTGGAAGGTCCACTCTATGCGGTCGGTGGTCATGATGGCTGGAGCTATTTGTCCACTGTTGAACG TTGGGACCCAAGCACACGTACATGGAGTTACGTGGCTTCGATGTCCTCGATGCGTTCGACCGCTGGCGTGGCAGTGCTTGGTGGTCGCTTGTTTGTGGTAGGCGGTCGAGATGGTTCGGTGTGTCATCGTTCGATCGAATGTTACGATCCACACACCAATAAATGGACCATGCGCGCGCCAATGAATAAACGACGCGGTGGCGTAGGC GTTGCTGTGGCAAATGGATTCCTATACGCGCTGGGTGGCCACGATTGTCCGGCCAGCAATCCCTCTGTTTGCCGCACCGATACAGTGGAGCGCTACGACCCCGCAACAGATTCTTGGACTTTG ATCTGTTCGCTTAACGTCGGACGCGATGCTATCGGCTGCGCTTTGCTAGGCGATCGCCTTATGGCAATTGGCGGTTATGATGGCAATCATTATTTAAAAACCGTTGAAGTATACAATGCAGAGACAAACGAGTGGACTCAAGCTGCACCGCTGACATACAGTCGCGCTGGCGCAAGCGTTGTGGCAATACCGAATATcataccaccaacaccaccattacCCAGCGCAACA
- the LOC120774521 gene encoding kelch-like protein 5 isoform X2, with protein MFTGSLRETKEQEVTLGEVHGDALQILIQYCYTGYIELREDTVETLLATACLLQLNSVVTACCNFLARQLHPSNCLGFAFFAERQSCTTLLRLAKSYTCQHFMQVCKNQEFLQLDSEQLGKLISSDDLNVPTEEDVVHSLKMWVQHDPASREKHIPELLALVRLPLLKPSFIMDHVETLCSSNECQQLVMEALKWHLLPERRNLLALIASERTKPRKSTVGRLLAVGGMDAHKGAISIESYCPYADKWSVWKNMSARRLQFGVAVMDDKLVIVGGRDGLKTLNTVESLDLNTMVWTALNPMGTHRHGLGVAVLEGPLYAVGGHDGWSYLSTVERWDPSTRTWSYVASMSSMRSTAGVAVLGGRLFVVGGRDGSVCHRSIECYDPHTNKWTMRAPMNKRRGGVGVAVANGFLYALGGHDCPASNPSVCRTDTVERYDPATDSWTLICSLNVGRDAIGCALLGDRLMAIGGYDGNHYLKTVEVYNAETNEWTQAAPLTYSRAGASVVAIPNIIPPTPPLPSATKKWKPVRLNPMCYRRTVEFVDYYNL; from the exons ATGTTCACCGGTTCATTGCGTGAGACCAAAGAGCAGGAAGTCACCCTCGGCGAGGTGCATGGCGATGCATTACAAATACTAATACAATACTGTTATACGGGTTATATTGAGCTGCGCGAAGATACTGTAGAAACGCTCCTAGCCACTGCCTGTCTGCTACAGTTGAACTCTGTAGTCACTGCCTGTTGCAACTTCCTTGCGCGCCAGTTACACCCATCAAACTGCCTGGGCTTTGCCTTCTTTGCGGAACGACAAAGCTGCACAACGCTACTACGTCTGGCCAAATCCTACACATGCCAGCATTTCATGCAG gTTTGCAAAAATCAAGAATTCCTGCAACTCGACTCCGAGCAGCTGGGTAAGCTAATTTCTAGTGATGATCTCAATGTGCCCACCGAGGAGGACGTAGTGCACAGTCTCAAGATGTGGGTGCAACACGATCCCGCCAGCCGTGAAAAGCACATTCCTGAATTGTTGGCGTTAGTACGCTTGCCGCTGCTGAAACCCTCATTTATTATGGATCATGTGGAAACGCTGTGCAGTTCCAATGAATGTCAACAGCTTGTGATGGAAGCGCTTAAGTGGCATTTATTGCCCGAACGACGCAATTTGTTAGCTTTAATAGCTTCAGAGCGCACAAAGCCGCGTAAATCGACGGTAGGTCGTTTGTTGGCGGTGGGCGGCATGGATGCGCACAAG gGCGCTATAAGTATTGAAAGCTACTGTCCGTATGCGGACAAGTGGTCGGTGTGGAAGAATATGTCCGCACGTCGTTTACAATTCGGTGTTGCTGTGATGGATGATAAGTTAGTTATAGTGGGCGGTCGCGATGGCTTAAAAACGCTCAATACAGTAGAGAGTTTAGACTTGAATACGATGGTGTGGACAGCGCTGAATCCGATGGGCACGCACCGCCATGGCTTGGGCGTGGCGGTATTGGAAGGTCCACTCTATGCGGTCGGTGGTCATGATGGCTGGAGCTATTTGTCCACTGTTGAACG TTGGGACCCAAGCACACGTACATGGAGTTACGTGGCTTCGATGTCCTCGATGCGTTCGACCGCTGGCGTGGCAGTGCTTGGTGGTCGCTTGTTTGTGGTAGGCGGTCGAGATGGTTCGGTGTGTCATCGTTCGATCGAATGTTACGATCCACACACCAATAAATGGACCATGCGCGCGCCAATGAATAAACGACGCGGTGGCGTAGGC GTTGCTGTGGCAAATGGATTCCTATACGCGCTGGGTGGCCACGATTGTCCGGCCAGCAATCCCTCTGTTTGCCGCACCGATACAGTGGAGCGCTACGACCCCGCAACAGATTCTTGGACTTTG ATCTGTTCGCTTAACGTCGGACGCGATGCTATCGGCTGCGCTTTGCTAGGCGATCGCCTTATGGCAATTGGCGGTTATGATGGCAATCATTATTTAAAAACCGTTGAAGTATACAATGCAGAGACAAACGAGTGGACTCAAGCTGCACCGCTGACATACAGTCGCGCTGGCGCAAGCGTTGTGGCAATACCGAATATcataccaccaacaccaccattacCCAGCGCAACA